The genomic region aagaaaaatattgaaaaatgttaaaaatgaaTCAACTATTTGCGAATAAAATATCTTTTCTAGTTGGATTGACGATGCCGTCTACGGAAAAGAAGATCTTCCTTTCGGACGAGCCTTGGACTTCCCAAAGGCGAAAGCAATGGATTGACAGCATCGTCGAAGAACTCCAAGATAATCTCGAACTCTTTTTTCTCCGTAATGACCGGTATCCAAAATTTCCGTAGTAAACTAAAACAGATTGAACCGCGGAAGGAAATAGCCCAACTAGTGAGGCTGAACGCAGGCAATCTGATTGATGGACTGAGGCTAATGCACAAAGATATGAAGCTATCTAAGATCGAGGTATTCTACAATGTCCTCAAATCCTCTTAAGTAACCTTTATACAGCTTATAGGATTTAGTTTCCAGAGAAATACGATCACATCCTACGAGAGGTTGAAAACCTTCGCCGCAAACTGCCGATCGAAACGGAACTTCTTCTGCCCTACAAACGCAAACGGTTCCGGGACGAGAAGCTCCAGTGGATCACGGCCATCCTGGCGAACAAGGCCAGAATTCGCCACCTGGAAAAGCGTATGCAGTCGATGCAGGCTGCGCTGGATGAGGCGAAGCTGGAGAACTTTGCGTTGAACGATCGAAGCCGACGGGAAATACAGGAGATCATCGACGACTCGGAGATGGAGCTTTCCGATGTGAAGCACGCTGCGGACAGCGAGTTTGCGCACCTTCAGGAAGAATCGTCAAGAAAAGTCCTGGATCTGGACATGAACAACGAGTATCGTGACTTGGTGAACGAGCACAATAGTAAACGTCGGAAGATTACAAAACTGACCGTGCAGTTGCAGCTGTGGATAAAGAAGTACGACAAGTTTGTAGGAGAGCCAATGAAGGAGATGAAGACACTGGAGGACGATGTCGATAGGTTCATGGAATGGAAGGAGACTGTCTATGAGCCTCAGGTGGAGAAATACCGCCAGCTGAAGGTTAGCGTGGAGCTGTTCGAGTCCGCGTTGATGGAAGAGCAGGCGAAACAGTTTAGCAAGGAGCATGCGGCACGCGTTATACAGAGGGCATGGAGGCAGCTCGAGAGCTAAGGAAAAGTAAGAAGAAACCGAAAAAGAAGGGAAAGAAAGGTCTGAAAGGGAAGAGCAAGAAGAATAAATGAATAGCGAATGTTGAATTTTGTGCGCTTGAAACAATCAAAACACTGTAGAATGAGGCTTAGAATAATAAAGAAGGCAATACCTGTGACGCAAAGCCACCAATGCAGTACAGCGATATTGCTGTAACGTTGTTGATTTACTAGACTAGAATGATTTCTCGCTTCCATTATATCCTCCCAAGCTATTTACAAAGAAAATAACAGGTGAGCTACAGCAACGACCGAAACACTTTGTGAGAATCTAACGAGCTGTAAATTCGGACAACGCACATCCATCGCATCCTCTtcgcatgtagcgagcatgcgatctctcacaGCAATGAAAACACGGGCAATCgtacacgacatgctccgctatTTCCTCCATTGGGAAAcgtacagtggcccaatttcatatttcGTACAGGGCACTGGCGTCACATCAAgtaagtaaaaaactattaaatgatatATTGAGTTTGAAATGCTTTATCTATATTGATGGCCATAGGTGGCATGTATTATTTAAAAGTCATAAAATgtgtccatttacattcatctttggattaatggcaaagtattgaatttgtgtctaaaattcagccaatcccatattcgtacacctatacAAATTTaaacatacaacattcaaaactgaatttttattgCTCTATTTTGATTGCTCAAGCGCTGTATTACGTTGTTCAGACGTAGTAGATTTATAAGAAGACATATATGAAACTTAGGTGAAATTATTagtaatacttgtttttaaatgatttttgctataataaaatccaataattcaaacaatagcgttcatttttgttgtagaattcaaacaaaaataaattcgtGAGCACTGAAAgagttttggttaaaatagattcagtttacagaaatcataaacagtttttatccacCTTAAGTTTAGAAAATATTATGTTAATAATGTTGTGTATCGCCGGTTCGCGATCACGGAATCAAGAAGTCAAAGCCTGAATGGATTATGGTACAGTTTCCACCCTTTTTCTATTTTGTGATGTTCTGCGCGACAGAATTTCGCGTTGTAATTGACATCGTTTTCTCTCGTTTAttcggagtacggtaaattcgTTCGATTTGGCATATCGCTTGTCGTGAAATTGGTCGTACGTAGCTCGGGCGttctttattctttttttttgtctttgtcTTCATTTTATGCTTCTCGATTTAAACGCACCTGATAGTGTCGTGTATTCAATGtaggctttttttttttcttttttttatcaatccgatgaccctggagggatcggttctgcttGTTACAGTTTTCTGAGCAGAAAATCACAACCGGTATCAAAGTGTAATCAACTAAACtgtaaataaaacatttgtttccatCATTTGAATGCCGGCATTTAAATGAATAAATTATTAACATCTAACCACAAATGCTCTGGGTCCATcgccagcttttcaggcgaatcctgacctgATCTTATACCCCTCCCAACCCccacctccgtagcacttatgagggcgtcgctgagtcggtggcctctcattaagtaagtgctgcatcaacatttcctacccctatcccaagttacggtaaagatgggcgtggccagggAATAGCAATATTCGGTGAATTTGGTAATGTTGTTTAAGATTGGGCCAAGGTTtactccccagccttgttcctgaaagcggTCTGGATGATATTATCAAATGGCACATTaatattgctagtatccaatctacgaagtataccgtaactaccgctaacgctaacgctaacgctaacgctaacgctaacgcttaagtttagaaaATGTTTTGTCATAACTTCAAAGCTCTTCttaaatgttattttcaaacaatataaacCAAATTGTTGTTCTAAACATCAGTAAAGGTTAATTTCAAACTTGCCTGTAGAAATAATTTTAACTtagaacttcgttttacaacaaAGTACCCTACACTCTGCTGTACATACCTTcacataattgatgttatctgccatactcgcataacagtcccatatgaTATGGGATTTcatatataaatgggactgttatgcgagtatgggcagtaattCGATGTGTCAAATGGAGCATTCCgccatattggaaaaaaatggtGACAGCTGGCAGGTTTGTTATGCTCGATCAGGTCAGCAAgccatgaaattaaaaaaagtgtttCCCGTCAATCTaatttgtttttcgaaaacgtCAGTCTGTTTCAGTTTTAAATTCTTTGGAACACTTCCAGAATACTGTTCACAACCCAGCATCATACCATTCacgaataacaaaaaaaaaactgcggtTCAAGTGGATTTCAAATGTCGCGCGAGCACCACCGTCAGAACGTAGGTGCAGTAAAGGAAAAGCCAGTGTAgttcaaaatacaacagcgagATAATTGAAATTATAAGACTCTACAATTTGGTGGCCCCGGAACCGCTCAGCTCCAGAAGGAATCCAGCAAAAGCCCCAGACTACTGGTCTTAGCCACGGCAGCCTGTTGGGGTGGGTACCTAAAACCTCTTTGGTTCCGGTCTCAGGGCGTTTTTGGCGTGGGGAGGATTCGGATGTTCGGAGAGTGTGTAATATACCTATCAATTGGATTTACCTTGCATTCGAGTTTTTGAGGACGATAGTATTGGCCACGGATGTGGTAATGGACGTCGAGGAGCTGGAGATCGATGCAGCAGAAAGGATGCGACGGGTTGTTCTTGCGGGCCGCCGACTGGTGTGGCTAGATGAGTGCGGCTCTGGGCCCTTGATGATGCGAACTGCCGGTGGGAGCGGCCCTGCGTGCTGCCGCGACATGCTGGCTGGTGTAGCGGGTGGATTTTGGTCGCTGGTGGTGATGGTGGACCAACCCGGAATGGAGCTTCTTTCGGGCTGCCTGTCCGGTGTGACGGGGTGGAACCAGTTGGTGTTGGGTGGCGTGGCGGTCAGAGCAAAGCAgctttttgattttgtttgagTGCGGTAGTGGCTCCTATCTTATAGGCTTCCAGCATCTACCAAAGATGCCAGCCGATGGGTATTCGCCCTTCGAAGCACTGTGGACCTACAACTGGGTGGTATTTGTCGAGGTCTACACGACCACGATTGCTATCCGATCCGGTGATAGTGATTCCCGGAGATCGAAAAGGCGATTTTGGAGATGCCACTTTCCTACGTTTCACACAAGCCACTTAATACTCGAGCTCTAAACCACAACTGATCTTCAACCACTGTCGACGCTTTCGCACCTTCCCTTCGGTTTTTCTGTTTCCGCGGTCATCTCAGCCAACTTCACGCGCTCCAATTACTAGGCTATTCATCCCTAACGCAAATTTTACAGTCGACATACAATTTTAAATCCACCGTTGACTGCTTAACAATTTCAGTTCCctaattccacaaaaaaaaaaatctagcaaAAATATTGCAATGGTACCCGCCGGTAACAAAGTGTTAATTAATAAATTTGTGAATATTGGCTACCGGAATGCATTCGAGAAATTCAATTCCATTTTATTGAGTAATATACATTACAGTTACAGTTAATCGTGTGACCGGCTCCCGTTCAGAGTGAGAACTAGCGCAGTACATGCTCGAAAGATTCATCGGTCATGTCGTGTTTCATTGCGATCTGACTGTTACG from Aedes aegypti strain LVP_AGWG unplaced genomic scaffold, AaegL5.0 Primary Assembly AGWG_AaegL5_hic_scaff_896_PBJ_arrow, whole genome shotgun sequence harbors:
- the LOC5566248 gene encoding uncharacterized protein LOC5566248; translation: MTGIQNFRSKLKQIEPRKEIAQLVRLNAGNLIDGLRLMHKDMKLSKIEFPEKYDHILREVENLRRKLPIETELLLPYKRKRFRDEKLQWITAILANKARIRHLEKRMQSMQAALDEAKLENFALNDRSRREIQEIIDDSEMELSDVKHAADSEFAHLQEESSRKVLDLDMNNEYRDLVNEHNSKRRKITKLTVQLQLWIKKYDKFVGEPMKEMKTLEDDVDRFMEWKETVYEPQVEKYRQLKVSVELFESALMEEQAKQFSKEHAARVIQRAWRQLES